In Bacillus toyonensis BCT-7112, a single window of DNA contains:
- a CDS encoding agmatine deiminase family protein, protein MKKVVKFCLIATLATTIISGCSYEGGNENAKGKENEKVEVQKKIGKYTMPDETDKHEGTWLQWPHEYTYGQEYQKEVEPIWVKMASALTTGEKVHIVAYDQEEKERINKLLTDEGLNMEKIDFIIAPTDDVWARDSGPIFVYDNDKNLKILDPAFNGWGNKTPYKNDARIRENVSKQLGIERIDWGKFVLEGGAIELDSNGTALLTRSSVTNKNRNPDLSEKEIEKYISDLGVSNIIWLDGVPNLDITDFHIDGFAKFHNKSTIVTMKEDDLAEWGLSNKDMDTLLDAKNASGNKYKYEYLPLSKDKVALENGKTLDYKGSYINYYIGNKVVLVPNYNDPNDKIANDAIQKLYPDRKVVGIDVRELYKNGGMIHCVTQQQPIQLK, encoded by the coding sequence ATGAAAAAAGTAGTGAAGTTTTGTTTGATAGCTACATTAGCTACAACGATTATAAGTGGATGTTCTTATGAAGGTGGAAATGAAAATGCAAAAGGGAAAGAGAATGAGAAGGTAGAGGTACAGAAAAAGATTGGAAAATACACGATGCCGGATGAAACAGATAAACATGAAGGTACATGGCTACAATGGCCACATGAATACACATATGGTCAAGAGTATCAAAAAGAAGTTGAACCTATTTGGGTTAAGATGGCAAGTGCTTTAACTACGGGTGAAAAAGTCCACATTGTTGCATATGACCAGGAAGAAAAAGAGAGAATCAATAAGCTTTTAACAGATGAAGGGCTAAATATGGAGAAGATTGATTTCATTATAGCACCTACGGATGATGTATGGGCAAGAGATAGTGGACCAATTTTTGTTTATGACAATGATAAAAATCTAAAAATATTAGATCCAGCATTTAATGGTTGGGGGAATAAAACACCTTACAAAAATGATGCTCGTATTCGTGAGAACGTTAGTAAGCAATTAGGGATTGAAAGAATTGATTGGGGGAAATTTGTCCTTGAAGGTGGCGCAATTGAATTAGATAGCAATGGGACTGCTTTATTAACTCGAAGTTCTGTAACGAATAAAAATAGAAATCCTGATTTATCGGAAAAGGAAATTGAAAAATATATAAGTGACCTTGGGGTGTCAAACATTATTTGGTTAGATGGAGTACCTAATTTAGATATTACGGACTTTCATATTGATGGATTTGCTAAATTCCATAATAAATCTACTATTGTAACGATGAAAGAAGACGACCTAGCCGAATGGGGTTTGTCTAACAAAGATATGGATACATTGTTAGATGCAAAAAATGCTTCAGGAAATAAGTATAAGTATGAATACTTACCACTTAGTAAAGACAAGGTTGCTTTAGAAAATGGGAAAACTCTTGATTATAAGGGATCATATATCAATTATTATATTGGGAATAAAGTGGTATTGGTGCCTAATTATAATGATCCAAATGATAAAATCGCAAACGACGCGATTCAGAAGTTATACCCGGATCGTAAAGTAGTAGGTATTGATGTGAGAGAGCTTTATAAAAATGGCGGTATGATTCATTGTGTGACACAACAACAACCAATTCAATTGAAATAG
- a CDS encoding serine hydrolase domain-containing protein, which translates to MLKKWLIVFFIFAVFCGSVVALIHAKKDKKYDIKAFSNIIDKQKDEQQEVSINEKKRYESAAGKLDQYLKDKGFNGSVLVASKGHVILRKGYGYANVKDKMLTTPRTKYRIGSITKTVVAISIMQLREKGKLNIEDNVNKYIPSFPADKNITLRNLLTHTSGLPEQGQGSVDAASRLKLVTWIGAQTLQFPAGTGWKYTDYNYMVLAYIVEKITNKPLAEYVKENIFNPVGMHESGMGATLPEDIFLAEGYMKKDNELIDAPRLKMNWLYGCGEMYTTVEDMKKLDEAIMDGKLLSKQGLSDMFTVSPARKYGFSFYIYPDYYHNHGVLAGWNTFNNFNWDKRTFVILFSNVQNGMNDTFNQEFRKMANDLIEEK; encoded by the coding sequence ATGTTAAAGAAATGGTTAATCGTTTTCTTTATTTTTGCTGTTTTTTGTGGGAGTGTCGTTGCACTAATACATGCAAAGAAAGATAAAAAATATGATATAAAGGCATTTTCGAATATAATTGATAAGCAAAAGGACGAGCAGCAAGAAGTTAGTATAAACGAGAAAAAACGCTATGAAAGTGCAGCGGGAAAACTAGATCAATATTTAAAAGATAAAGGGTTTAATGGGAGTGTTCTAGTAGCTAGCAAAGGTCATGTGATTTTACGAAAAGGTTACGGCTATGCGAATGTGAAAGATAAAATGTTAACAACGCCAAGAACGAAGTATCGTATCGGTTCCATTACGAAAACAGTCGTTGCGATATCTATTATGCAACTAAGAGAAAAAGGGAAATTAAATATTGAAGACAATGTCAATAAGTATATTCCATCGTTTCCGGCAGATAAAAACATTACGTTACGAAATTTGTTAACACATACGTCCGGGTTACCAGAACAGGGGCAAGGGAGTGTTGATGCAGCGTCACGTTTAAAGTTAGTAACGTGGATTGGTGCGCAAACGTTACAATTTCCTGCAGGGACAGGATGGAAATATACAGATTATAATTATATGGTGTTAGCGTATATTGTCGAAAAGATTACGAATAAACCGCTTGCTGAATATGTGAAAGAAAATATTTTTAATCCTGTTGGAATGCATGAATCTGGAATGGGGGCAACTCTACCGGAAGATATTTTCTTAGCAGAAGGTTATATGAAAAAAGATAATGAATTAATAGATGCGCCTCGCTTAAAAATGAACTGGCTATATGGTTGTGGTGAAATGTATACGACTGTTGAAGATATGAAAAAATTAGATGAGGCTATTATGGATGGGAAATTGCTTTCTAAGCAAGGCTTATCTGATATGTTTACTGTATCACCTGCAAGAAAATATGGATTTAGTTTCTATATTTACCCAGACTATTATCATAATCATGGGGTATTAGCTGGTTGGAACACATTTAATAATTTTAACTGGGATAAACGAACGTTTGTTATATTATTCTCTAACGTACAGAATGGTATGAATGATACGTTTAATCAAGAGTTTAGAAAAATGGCGAATGATTTAATAGAAGAAAAATAA
- a CDS encoding MFS transporter, translated as MEGDGGILMLMKENVNSTYKWMMLIFATIAQTTATLITYGVGAFALFWKEEYALTNMESGLLVSVVNIGPLFCMLFVGKLLDQYNEKWLITISSFLLGGSLLLTNIVNGFKGLLFVLLLVGMFYSVSQPGGSKVILKWFSKENRGLAMGIRQAGIPIGGVLAGVLIPLLVIKYNLSYAIHVIGSICIIGGLLFSIFYRDSCVRKEGKEERIKTSFWVQLKSVMHKKALYPIYITGICMISLQMLLVGHFINFLVMEQSITPILAGKVFSVMFFSGMIGRITLAAVSDLCYKGNRRIPLFISVCTSICFILMLVMNIHTIRSEFLYVVSALLGFFSIGWFSLFIIEVAETASEESVGMTVSFALTLNQIAIIVAPVLFGYIVDQKGYTYAWLCIVVLLSISVLSLYRENKK; from the coding sequence ATGGAAGGGGATGGAGGGATCTTAATGCTAATGAAAGAGAATGTGAACAGTACTTATAAGTGGATGATGTTAATTTTTGCGACGATTGCTCAAACGACAGCGACACTTATAACGTATGGTGTCGGAGCTTTCGCTTTATTTTGGAAGGAAGAATACGCACTTACGAATATGGAGAGTGGGTTATTAGTAAGTGTTGTAAATATTGGACCGCTATTTTGCATGCTTTTTGTTGGGAAGCTACTTGATCAATATAATGAAAAGTGGTTAATTACTATCAGTTCATTTTTACTCGGAGGTTCGCTCTTACTGACTAATATAGTAAATGGATTTAAAGGGTTACTCTTTGTCCTTTTGTTAGTAGGAATGTTTTATAGTGTTTCCCAGCCGGGAGGAAGTAAAGTGATACTAAAATGGTTCTCAAAAGAAAATCGTGGGTTAGCAATGGGGATCAGGCAAGCCGGTATACCGATTGGTGGTGTACTAGCGGGAGTATTAATTCCGTTACTTGTAATAAAATATAATTTGTCTTATGCGATACATGTAATAGGAAGCATTTGTATAATAGGTGGTCTTTTATTTTCTATATTTTATCGAGATTCATGTGTTCGGAAGGAAGGGAAAGAAGAACGTATAAAAACCTCTTTTTGGGTGCAGTTAAAATCAGTGATGCATAAAAAAGCGTTGTATCCAATTTATATAACTGGTATTTGCATGATTTCATTACAAATGTTGTTAGTTGGACATTTTATAAATTTTTTAGTAATGGAACAATCAATTACACCTATTTTAGCCGGAAAAGTATTTTCAGTTATGTTCTTTTCTGGAATGATTGGCCGTATTACATTGGCAGCTGTTAGTGATTTGTGTTATAAGGGAAACCGGCGCATCCCTTTATTTATATCGGTCTGTACTTCTATCTGTTTTATTCTTATGTTAGTAATGAATATACATACAATAAGGAGTGAGTTCTTGTATGTTGTAAGTGCATTGTTAGGGTTCTTTTCGATTGGCTGGTTCAGTCTTTTTATAATTGAAGTTGCAGAAACGGCAAGTGAAGAATCTGTAGGGATGACAGTGAGTTTTGCTCTTACATTAAATCAAATTGCTATTATTGTTGCACCTGTCTTATTTGGGTATATTGTAGATCAGAAAGGGTATACGTATGCGTGGTTGTGTATAGTTGTATTACTAAGTATTTCAGTACTCAGCTTATATAGGGAGAATAAAAAATAA
- a CDS encoding LysR family transcriptional regulator: MDIKDLTVFYEVAKERNISHAAKNLNYVQSGVTMRMKQLENELGVPLFYRNGKGVTLTSNGEILLTYAKQIIHLMEQSVKAVQSNGTEPKGTLKIGCTESTTAVRIPSILANYYENYPQVELVLETNTTEQLTHLVLDRKLDGAFIAGTTQHAELRANVFREEELVLISKNPLSSFQDIGDMNLLTFSHGCYYRRLLEDWLQEEGISPKRVLEFGTIEAILACVKSGMGIAIMMKSILNGHKHDVSFNPLPNSFKKIPTTFITRKDIFHSAALQKFMEMTHNA, from the coding sequence GTGGACATAAAAGATTTAACTGTTTTTTACGAAGTTGCAAAAGAAAGAAATATATCTCATGCAGCAAAAAATTTAAACTATGTGCAATCTGGCGTAACGATGCGTATGAAACAACTAGAAAACGAATTAGGTGTGCCTTTATTTTATCGAAATGGAAAAGGTGTTACTTTAACTTCTAACGGCGAGATTTTATTAACATACGCAAAACAAATCATCCACTTAATGGAGCAATCTGTTAAAGCGGTCCAAAGTAATGGAACCGAACCAAAAGGCACTTTAAAAATCGGATGTACAGAATCCACAACAGCTGTTCGGATTCCTTCCATATTAGCGAACTACTATGAGAATTACCCACAAGTCGAATTAGTTTTAGAAACAAATACGACGGAACAGCTAACCCATCTCGTATTAGACCGAAAACTAGACGGAGCATTTATCGCTGGAACTACTCAGCACGCTGAACTTCGTGCAAATGTATTTCGTGAAGAAGAATTAGTTCTCATTAGCAAAAATCCTTTATCCTCTTTCCAAGACATAGGAGACATGAATTTACTTACCTTTAGTCACGGGTGCTATTATAGAAGGTTATTAGAAGACTGGCTTCAAGAAGAAGGAATTTCACCTAAACGAGTTTTAGAGTTTGGAACGATTGAAGCGATACTCGCATGTGTAAAATCAGGTATGGGCATAGCAATTATGATGAAATCTATTTTAAATGGTCATAAACATGACGTATCATTCAACCCTTTACCAAATAGCTTCAAAAAAATCCCTACTACTTTTATTACTAGAAAAGATATTTTTCACTCAGCTGCATTACAAAAATTTATGGAGATGACCCACAATGCGTGA
- a CDS encoding glycerophosphodiester phosphodiesterase — protein MRKIISVLVIFFMTGSIFAGGAVHAKSEGKHEWNTNKFLNIAHRGASGHAPEHTFTSYDLVKKMKADYLELDIQLTKDGQLIAMHDTAVDRTTNGTGEVRDKTLSEIKSLDAGSWFNKAYPEKAKQEYIGQKVPTLEEIFQKYGRSMKYYIETKSPDVYPGMEEKLLALLKKYNLIGQNMSSSRVMIQSFSKDSLKKIHSMNENIPLVQLLWYYPNDNNEIVEWSGITHEPKSVTHDDFQEIKKYAVGIGPNLRNDNGELIIDESYMKKARENHLLIHPYTINEKPDMRLLIKWGATGMFTNYPDRLHSVLKGK, from the coding sequence ATGAGAAAAATTATTAGCGTTTTAGTTATTTTCTTTATGACGGGAAGTATCTTTGCTGGGGGAGCTGTTCATGCGAAATCAGAAGGGAAGCATGAATGGAATACGAATAAGTTTTTAAATATTGCACATCGCGGAGCAAGTGGACATGCACCTGAGCATACTTTTACTTCTTATGATCTTGTGAAAAAAATGAAAGCGGATTATTTGGAGTTAGATATTCAATTAACAAAGGATGGCCAATTAATTGCAATGCATGATACAGCAGTTGATCGAACTACAAATGGTACAGGTGAAGTACGAGATAAAACGTTAAGTGAAATAAAGAGTTTAGATGCAGGGTCATGGTTCAATAAAGCTTATCCAGAAAAGGCTAAGCAAGAGTATATTGGTCAAAAAGTTCCGACTCTTGAAGAAATCTTTCAGAAGTACGGAAGAAGTATGAAGTATTATATTGAAACAAAATCGCCAGATGTGTATCCAGGAATGGAAGAGAAATTATTAGCGTTATTAAAAAAATATAATTTAATAGGTCAGAACATGTCTTCTAGTCGTGTTATGATTCAATCATTTAGTAAAGATAGCTTAAAAAAGATTCATAGTATGAATGAAAATATTCCGTTAGTCCAACTACTTTGGTATTATCCAAATGATAACAACGAGATTGTTGAATGGTCTGGCATTACACATGAGCCGAAAAGTGTAACGCATGATGATTTTCAAGAAATTAAAAAGTATGCAGTCGGTATTGGGCCAAACTTACGTAATGATAATGGAGAGTTAATTATTGATGAGTCATATATGAAAAAGGCTAGGGAAAATCACCTGCTTATTCATCCGTATACAATTAATGAGAAACCAGATATGAGATTGTTAATTAAATGGGGTGCTACAGGAATGTTTACAAATTATCCGGATCGGTTACATAGTGTTTTAAAAGGAAAATAA
- a CDS encoding FAD-dependent oxidoreductase, translated as MKPNYVPVLIVGGGLSGLASALFLAKHNIRYLLIERHPSTAIHPKAGGLTLRTMELFRELGLENRIKLAGKALENCRGRIAVRTIAEANKEELEKMRATQYGNDEKLLQKIEEISASKQTACYQIILEEMMLQEAKTLGGELSFYHELILFEQNENGVKATIRDRETEKESVIHCDYVIAADGAKSKIREQLGIKTEGRGTIGGYYMNIYFEADLSEFIQGDAFGFSMVLHPEVLGALIPVDNVKKWIYHVAYDPLKGEGPENFNIERCKQIIQTAIGSTNVESEILSVLPWEASESTAIKFQDNRIFLVGDSAHIMPPTGGFGSNTGIQDAHNLAWKLAAVIKGKAKPKLLETYHDERYPVAKLTTDYASSLLFRAANREEGSLNNMDGLAVTVGYQYCSEAIIDDSNTPHRMDVVELNGRPGTRAPHFFGVYEGKEASILDLFGNNFVLLTGIENCSWDEAAHDASSKLGINIKVYRVGLSGDFIAQEDVFSKLYGIENGGAVLIRPDGFIGWRSGKEVISPINTVLEEVMNNLL; from the coding sequence ATGAAACCAAATTATGTACCAGTTTTAATTGTTGGAGGGGGATTATCAGGATTAGCGTCTGCGTTATTTCTTGCAAAACATAATATTAGGTACTTACTTATTGAAAGACATCCGTCTACTGCAATTCATCCGAAAGCAGGCGGGCTTACTTTACGTACAATGGAGTTATTTCGAGAATTAGGTTTAGAAAATAGAATTAAATTGGCGGGGAAAGCACTAGAAAATTGCCGAGGAAGAATAGCGGTCCGTACAATAGCTGAGGCGAATAAGGAAGAATTGGAAAAAATGAGAGCCACTCAGTATGGAAACGATGAAAAGTTACTTCAAAAAATAGAAGAGATTAGCGCATCAAAACAAACTGCTTGTTATCAAATTATTTTAGAAGAAATGATGTTACAAGAAGCGAAGACATTAGGCGGAGAACTATCTTTTTATCATGAATTAATTTTATTTGAACAAAATGAGAACGGGGTAAAAGCAACGATTCGAGATCGTGAAACAGAAAAAGAGAGTGTCATACATTGTGATTATGTAATTGCAGCAGATGGGGCGAAAAGTAAAATACGTGAGCAGTTAGGGATTAAAACTGAGGGTCGTGGAACCATTGGTGGCTATTATATGAATATTTATTTTGAAGCTGATTTAAGTGAGTTTATACAAGGAGACGCATTCGGTTTTTCTATGGTACTTCATCCGGAGGTTCTTGGTGCACTCATCCCGGTTGATAACGTAAAAAAATGGATTTATCATGTAGCCTACGATCCATTAAAAGGAGAGGGGCCAGAGAATTTCAATATAGAACGTTGTAAACAAATTATTCAAACAGCAATTGGAAGTACAAATGTTGAATCAGAAATATTAAGTGTTCTACCGTGGGAAGCGAGTGAAAGTACAGCGATAAAATTTCAAGATAATCGCATTTTTTTAGTTGGTGATTCTGCACATATTATGCCGCCAACAGGAGGATTTGGTTCAAATACGGGAATACAAGATGCGCATAATTTAGCCTGGAAGTTAGCTGCTGTTATAAAAGGGAAAGCAAAACCGAAATTGTTAGAAACATACCATGATGAGAGATACCCTGTTGCAAAATTAACGACGGATTATGCGAGTAGTTTATTATTTCGTGCTGCGAATAGAGAGGAAGGCAGTTTGAATAATATGGATGGTTTAGCTGTAACTGTTGGGTATCAGTATTGTTCAGAGGCGATTATAGATGACTCCAACACTCCGCATAGAATGGATGTAGTAGAGTTGAACGGAAGACCTGGCACGCGAGCACCACATTTTTTTGGGGTGTATGAAGGGAAAGAAGCTTCTATACTAGACTTATTCGGTAACAATTTTGTATTACTTACAGGAATAGAAAATTGTTCTTGGGATGAAGCTGCACATGATGCTTCATCTAAATTAGGAATAAATATAAAAGTGTATCGAGTTGGTCTAAGTGGAGACTTTATTGCTCAAGAAGATGTTTTTAGCAAATTATATGGGATAGAGAATGGAGGTGCTGTATTGATTAGACCTGATGGCTTTATAGGGTGGCGTTCAGGGAAAGAGGTTATATCTCCAATAAACACAGTACTTGAAGAGGTTATGAACAATTTATTATGA
- a CDS encoding ArsR/SmtB family transcription factor has translation MIEMNKQEQLNVIKKDFIDSQKVLLAIGDETRQAILLVLMETECQTGLRVGEITKQTHLSRPAVSHHLKILREAGIILMRKEGTKNFYYIDIRTKLGLLKNLVLDIEKLLHNFY, from the coding sequence GTGATTGAAATGAATAAACAAGAACAATTAAATGTTATAAAAAAAGATTTTATTGACTCTCAAAAAGTATTATTAGCAATTGGCGATGAAACAAGGCAAGCTATTTTGTTAGTTCTCATGGAAACGGAATGTCAAACCGGATTACGTGTAGGAGAAATTACGAAGCAAACACACCTTTCCCGCCCAGCAGTATCACATCACCTTAAGATTTTACGAGAAGCTGGTATTATTTTAATGCGAAAAGAAGGCACAAAAAACTTTTATTATATTGATATACGTACAAAATTAGGTTTATTAAAAAATCTTGTGTTAGATATTGAAAAGCTATTGCACAACTTTTATTGA
- a CDS encoding NADP-dependent oxidoreductase: MRAMIIDRYGKVPMRMTEVPTPKINEYEVLAEIHAASINPIDFKIRDGKVKMLLKYEMPLILGNDFSGVIVKVGAKVTNFKVGDEIYARPRKNKIGTFAEYIAIHENDIALKPNNLSFEEAASIPLVGLTSYQALHDIIQLQKGQKILIHAGSGGVGTFAIQLAKIMGATVTTTASEAGVNLVTSLGADEIINYKTEKFEDILKNYDAVFDTIGGATLEKSFNIIKSGGNIVSVSGMPNARFGKEFGSGFFKTLLFSLASKKLTALEKKHNAQYSFLFMKPSGDQLRTIANYIKAGQIKPVIDRVFPFEDAQKAMEYSESGRAKGKIIVKMK; encoded by the coding sequence ATGAGAGCAATGATAATTGATAGATATGGAAAAGTCCCAATGCGTATGACAGAGGTACCTACTCCTAAAATAAATGAGTATGAAGTGCTCGCAGAAATTCATGCAGCTAGCATTAATCCAATTGATTTTAAAATACGCGACGGAAAAGTAAAAATGTTACTGAAATATGAAATGCCCCTAATACTTGGTAATGACTTTTCCGGTGTCATCGTAAAGGTTGGGGCAAAAGTGACTAACTTTAAAGTCGGTGATGAAATATATGCACGCCCAAGAAAAAATAAGATTGGTACTTTCGCGGAGTATATAGCCATTCATGAAAATGATATAGCTTTAAAACCTAATAATTTAAGTTTTGAGGAAGCTGCTTCGATTCCACTCGTTGGCTTAACATCATATCAAGCATTACATGACATCATACAATTACAAAAAGGACAAAAGATTTTAATTCACGCTGGATCCGGTGGTGTTGGTACTTTTGCTATTCAGTTAGCAAAAATAATGGGTGCCACTGTTACAACGACTGCTAGTGAAGCTGGTGTAAATTTAGTAACGTCTCTTGGCGCAGATGAAATTATTAATTATAAAACAGAGAAATTTGAAGATATACTAAAAAATTATGATGCGGTATTTGATACAATCGGCGGTGCAACACTTGAAAAATCATTCAATATTATAAAAAGCGGAGGAAACATTGTTTCCGTTTCAGGCATGCCGAATGCTCGCTTCGGTAAAGAATTTGGTTCAGGATTCTTTAAAACTCTCTTATTTTCATTAGCCAGCAAAAAACTTACCGCACTTGAAAAAAAGCATAATGCTCAATATTCATTTTTATTTATGAAGCCAAGCGGGGATCAATTACGTACTATTGCAAACTATATTAAAGCTGGACAAATCAAACCTGTAATCGATCGAGTTTTCCCTTTTGAAGATGCTCAAAAAGCAATGGAATATTCAGAGTCTGGAAGAGCAAAAGGAAAAATAATTGTAAAAATGAAATAA
- a CDS encoding protein adenylyltransferase SelO yields MTKNNEAGWNLDNSYTTLPQSFYTEIPPTPVSSPELVKLNHSLAISLGFNPEELKKEVEIAIFAGNAFPEGAHPLAQAYAGHQFGHFNMLGDGRALLIGEQITPSGKRFDIQLKGSGPTPYSRRGDGRAALGPMLREYIISEAMYALDIPTTRSLAVVSTGEPTYRETKLPGAILTRVASSHIRVGTFQYAAARGSIEDLQSLADYTIKRHYPEIESHENPYTALLQEVIKRQASLIAKWQLVGFIHGVMNTDNITISGETIDYGPCAFMDNYDQGTVFSSIDTQGRYAYGNQPYMAAWDLARLAESLIPILHEDEEAALKIAQDEISKFSVQYESNWFLGMKKKLGLFSNEEQDQSLIEQHLKMMEKYKADYTNTFRSLTLDTLENTPLFESPEFKEWYGLWQSRLEKQEESKENAYEMMKNNNPSITPRNHRVEEALEAAVTDGDYSVMEKLLEALSNPYAYSAEQEEYCVPPAPTNRPYRTFCGT; encoded by the coding sequence ATGACTAAAAATAATGAAGCTGGTTGGAATTTAGATAATAGTTATACGACTTTACCACAATCATTCTATACAGAAATCCCCCCTACTCCCGTAAGTTCACCGGAGCTAGTTAAACTAAATCATTCACTAGCAATATCTCTCGGCTTTAATCCTGAAGAATTGAAAAAAGAAGTTGAAATTGCTATTTTCGCTGGTAATGCATTCCCTGAAGGAGCTCATCCATTAGCTCAAGCGTATGCCGGTCATCAATTCGGACATTTTAATATGTTAGGCGACGGTCGTGCCCTTTTAATTGGCGAACAAATTACTCCTTCCGGTAAACGTTTTGACATTCAACTGAAAGGTTCTGGCCCTACTCCGTATTCACGCCGCGGTGATGGTCGTGCTGCACTCGGTCCGATGCTACGTGAGTATATTATTAGTGAAGCAATGTATGCACTTGATATTCCAACTACTCGAAGTTTAGCAGTTGTCTCAACTGGCGAACCAACATATCGTGAAACAAAGTTACCTGGAGCAATTTTAACTAGGGTTGCTAGTAGCCATATACGTGTTGGCACATTTCAATATGCTGCCGCTCGTGGTTCTATCGAGGATCTTCAATCACTAGCTGACTATACGATCAAAAGGCATTATCCAGAAATTGAATCTCATGAAAATCCATATACTGCATTACTACAAGAAGTCATTAAAAGACAGGCAAGTCTTATCGCTAAATGGCAACTTGTTGGATTTATCCATGGTGTAATGAACACTGACAATATAACGATTAGTGGGGAAACGATTGATTACGGTCCTTGTGCATTTATGGACAATTACGACCAAGGAACCGTATTTAGCTCTATTGACACACAAGGCCGTTATGCATATGGAAACCAACCATATATGGCTGCTTGGGATCTCGCTCGTTTAGCTGAATCTTTAATACCTATCCTACATGAAGATGAAGAAGCAGCATTAAAGATTGCACAAGACGAAATTTCAAAATTTAGCGTACAGTATGAAAGCAATTGGTTCCTTGGAATGAAAAAGAAATTAGGACTATTTAGCAACGAGGAACAAGATCAATCACTTATTGAGCAACATTTAAAAATGATGGAGAAATATAAAGCGGATTATACAAATACCTTCCGTTCTTTAACTCTCGATACGTTAGAAAATACCCCTCTATTCGAAAGTCCAGAATTTAAAGAATGGTACGGACTATGGCAATCTCGATTAGAAAAACAAGAAGAATCAAAAGAGAACGCCTATGAGATGATGAAAAATAATAATCCGTCGATCACTCCAAGGAACCACCGTGTGGAAGAAGCATTAGAAGCAGCTGTTACAGATGGAGATTATAGCGTAATGGAGAAACTTCTTGAAGCTTTATCAAATCCTTATGCTTATTCTGCAGAGCAAGAAGAATACTGCGTTCCACCTGCGCCGACGAATCGTCCTTATCGTACTTTTTGTGGGACTTGA